A part of Candidatus Poribacteria bacterium genomic DNA contains:
- a CDS encoding alcohol dehydrogenase catalytic domain-containing protein encodes MKMKAAIYTGIEGIEIREVERDEPPPGFVLVDTRQTGICGSDLHSYFGNWGQSHEYAAGHETCGIVVALGDGVTKFDIGDKVAVECFSHCGTCKYCETGQYNLCFNRGGISPSMHGGFAEYTSTHYSGLFKLPKDMTFEEGALVEPLAVSHRAIARTGANSRDTVAIIGGGTIGQFALADAVAAGVKETLITVKYEQQVELAKALGADHVVNVSNTDVREYVKDVTDGIGFDAVVETVGGGENFDTAMNIVRKQGAVVLVAGYYKPLEVDLSKIVWSEAFVTGSNCYGYSGMETDFEAAIELIDSGKVDATKLVTHTYPLEEIVEAFRVSADKTSGAVKVHVCQE; translated from the coding sequence ATGAAAATGAAAGCTGCTATCTACACAGGTATTGAAGGAATTGAAATTCGTGAGGTCGAACGTGACGAACCGCCTCCCGGCTTTGTACTCGTTGACACAAGGCAGACTGGTATCTGTGGAAGCGACCTACATAGTTATTTCGGAAATTGGGGACAGTCACACGAATACGCCGCAGGGCATGAGACATGTGGCATCGTCGTGGCGCTCGGCGATGGCGTAACGAAGTTTGACATCGGGGACAAGGTCGCCGTGGAATGTTTCTCACACTGCGGCACCTGTAAGTATTGCGAGACCGGACAGTATAATCTCTGCTTCAACAGAGGCGGGATCTCTCCGAGTATGCACGGCGGATTCGCTGAATACACCTCGACACACTATTCTGGGTTGTTTAAATTACCGAAAGACATGACGTTTGAGGAGGGTGCCCTCGTTGAACCGCTCGCCGTTTCTCATCGTGCGATCGCCCGGACAGGCGCCAATTCCAGAGACACGGTCGCAATTATCGGCGGCGGGACTATCGGACAATTCGCTTTAGCGGATGCGGTCGCCGCCGGTGTGAAAGAGACGTTGATTACCGTCAAGTACGAGCAGCAAGTGGAACTCGCAAAAGCGCTTGGCGCAGATCATGTCGTGAATGTCAGCAACACCGACGTGCGAGAATATGTCAAAGATGTCACAGACGGTATCGGTTTTGACGCAGTGGTTGAAACCGTAGGCGGTGGAGAGAACTTTGACACCGCTATGAATATCGTTCGGAAACAGGGTGCCGTTGTCCTCGTCGCAGGATACTACAAACCGCTTGAAGTGGACCTTTCCAAGATCGTCTGGTCAGAAGCATTCGTTACAGGATCTAACTGCTACGGTTATAGTGGGATGGAGACCGACTTTGAAGCAGCAATTGAGTTGATTGACTCTGGTAAGGTGGATGCGACAAAATTGGTGACACACACCTATCCGCTTGAAGAGATCGTCGAAGCGTTCCGAGTGTCTGCCGATAAGACCTCCGGCGCAGTTAAAGTGCATGTCTGTCAGGAATAG
- a CDS encoding D-2-hydroxyacid dehydrogenase — MSMKILINTDVTSEQQQQIASVSDDLSLVLPQNSEESLREIVDTDIVLGGFNRSLFENAKQLKWVQVLSAGVDGLLFPAFVESDVILTSAKGFVGPHLADQAWALLLGLLRGIGRSVRERTWENRMSIRLATWELSERTLGIVGLGGTGIDVARRAQGFDMRVIAVDPETVEAPSFVHEVWKMDRFHDLLAASDVVVICAPLTPETDGMFDDTAFEQMKSHALLINVTRGKIVDGPALLRALTSGSIGGAGLDVTPEEPLPTDSPLWDLPNVIITPHVAGGSPIRLDRSVGLFCDNLERLLVGKPLLSVIDKKKGY, encoded by the coding sequence ATGTCAATGAAAATTTTGATTAACACCGATGTTACATCGGAACAGCAGCAGCAGATCGCATCGGTCTCTGATGACCTTTCGCTTGTGCTTCCACAGAATTCAGAAGAATCACTGCGTGAAATTGTGGACACCGACATTGTGTTGGGTGGTTTCAATCGTTCGCTTTTTGAGAATGCGAAACAACTGAAATGGGTGCAAGTGCTTTCGGCTGGTGTTGATGGCTTGCTGTTCCCAGCGTTTGTTGAAAGCGATGTTATCCTGACGAGCGCGAAAGGGTTTGTGGGTCCACATCTGGCAGATCAGGCGTGGGCTTTGCTTCTGGGTCTGCTTCGAGGTATCGGACGTTCGGTGCGTGAGCGGACGTGGGAGAATCGGATGTCAATCCGCTTGGCGACGTGGGAATTGAGCGAACGAACGTTAGGGATTGTGGGACTCGGTGGCACGGGGATTGACGTTGCGCGTCGGGCACAAGGCTTCGATATGCGTGTCATCGCCGTGGATCCAGAGACGGTTGAGGCACCCTCGTTTGTTCATGAAGTCTGGAAGATGGATCGGTTTCACGATCTCCTTGCGGCATCAGATGTCGTTGTTATCTGTGCTCCGTTGACGCCGGAGACGGACGGTATGTTCGATGATACGGCGTTTGAACAGATGAAATCGCATGCGCTGCTTATTAACGTCACGCGTGGTAAGATTGTAGACGGACCGGCACTGCTCCGTGCACTCACATCAGGGAGTATCGGCGGTGCGGGGTTGGATGTTACGCCCGAAGAGCCGCTGCCGACGGATAGTCCGCTGTGGGATCTGCCGAACGTGATTATTACGCCACACGTTGCAGGTGGCTCACCGATCCGCTTAGACCGGAGTGTTGGGCTTTTCTGTGATAATCTGGAACGGCTCCTCGTTGGAAAACCGCTCTTGAGTGTGATTGATAAGAAGAAAGGGTACTAA
- a CDS encoding sigma-70 family RNA polymerase sigma factor has translation MKPYFPFGGRQMKENDSALIQRTLEGDENAFTALVNKYQRWVHTLVWRKIGDFHIAEEITQDVFLKVYKKLSTLKPPENFPGWLYVIATRHCMTWLRKKRQPTTSLDAMPTAELEALCYDRYETARDEDVSLEHQRELVKRLLQKLPESERTVVTLYYLAEMTSEEISTFLGVSPNTIRSRLRRARKRLEKQEHLLHEVPGIFQLLPTLTEKVIQEITRIKPTTPSVSKPWVPWTLSFSATLLVILMMGFGPRTLSRFQQPYNVNATSEMTIELIDASVVLDVNRKPDVKNRFGNTDVDGRGKGRVPSVDTGLLTAAQADTTTVPKTEEPQWVPAKGPGGVSRPGLFVASDRTLYLIAKTGLYRLTEEADTWKLMNAAGPSRQFDPIMAERGDILYLLTSDDLLSSTDRGKTWKVLGARPKGRPVALAVTDAPRKRGPQDVDVTLYLILRTAVFRSEDGGKQWVPIGEGLQTHLTPAADTVDFRIHDAVAVDNILFAGTNHVLFIGTSRGFFRFTGDWEEVTLPTPHGINSLAVTEDRLYVTTISSQPDTPHCALFYSTDFGDSWNDITPNTDKYLFKLIGTVRVVPVGDTLMVIGPGGVLRSYDRGETWTDPGRDLQHAFTGGFLPVVALDENNFYKSELAGVTRSTDGGHSWHPFMTGLASADVQSLIVGKNRLYAVTGGKIATSSDGGESWETVNVYGGGKLLIPRIGTIDETLYVSSIAGNRTQLFHLPVKGNALVPVQDIPDFDQDNLYIEWKKRLREARETNVKVRETEKLWRESLPLIAKEDITNGGFTLAGETVFMEHRRKLFRWRPGETAWHHTGLEDDGELPPIDSKGFTLAASGDTIYAGKREGNLFRSLDGGDTWNDITENLAFPFGYFEEIVFAGSTVYISTDIGVMRSLDGAVWQALTDTDGKAFLVDWIAPNGATLYGVSGSGVYQVSTQTDTWRQIAPEMPYTATSLAVDGNTLYVGTEHNGIFRFQRDN, from the coding sequence ATGAAGCCTTATTTTCCTTTTGGAGGGAGACAGATGAAAGAGAATGACAGTGCCCTAATTCAACGGACTTTGGAGGGAGACGAGAACGCATTTACCGCGCTCGTGAACAAATATCAGAGATGGGTTCACACGCTTGTCTGGCGGAAAATTGGGGATTTTCACATCGCAGAGGAAATCACACAAGATGTTTTCTTGAAGGTTTACAAAAAATTATCGACCCTAAAACCTCCGGAGAATTTTCCCGGATGGCTCTATGTCATCGCCACACGCCACTGCATGACGTGGCTCCGAAAGAAGCGGCAACCGACAACATCCTTGGATGCGATGCCCACAGCCGAGTTAGAGGCATTGTGCTATGACCGGTATGAGACAGCGCGTGACGAGGACGTATCGCTTGAGCACCAGCGTGAACTCGTCAAACGCCTGCTCCAAAAACTTCCGGAGAGCGAACGCACTGTCGTAACGCTTTACTATCTCGCCGAGATGACGAGTGAGGAAATCAGCACGTTTTTGGGGGTGTCGCCGAACACGATTAGAAGTCGACTCCGCCGTGCCCGCAAGCGGTTAGAAAAGCAGGAACACCTGCTCCACGAGGTCCCAGGCATCTTCCAACTCCTCCCAACCCTAACTGAAAAGGTCATTCAGGAGATCACCCGTATCAAACCCACTACACCTTCCGTGAGTAAACCGTGGGTGCCGTGGACCCTCTCTTTCTCTGCAACGCTTCTGGTGATCCTAATGATGGGATTCGGTCCCCGTACGTTATCCCGTTTCCAGCAACCCTATAACGTAAACGCAACATCTGAGATGACAATTGAACTCATCGATGCATCCGTGGTGTTAGACGTCAACCGGAAACCGGATGTCAAAAATCGGTTTGGCAATACCGATGTTGACGGACGCGGCAAAGGCAGAGTGCCAAGCGTCGATACCGGGCTATTGACAGCCGCACAAGCGGATACAACAACGGTGCCAAAGACGGAAGAACCGCAGTGGGTTCCGGCGAAGGGACCCGGCGGCGTTTCGAGACCAGGACTCTTTGTCGCATCCGACCGAACGCTCTATCTTATTGCAAAAACAGGGCTCTACCGACTTACAGAGGAAGCAGACACATGGAAACTTATGAATGCCGCCGGTCCAAGTCGACAGTTTGATCCGATTATGGCGGAGCGCGGCGATATCCTCTACCTCCTCACATCCGATGATCTCTTATCTTCAACCGATAGGGGTAAAACGTGGAAGGTCCTCGGCGCGCGTCCTAAGGGACGCCCTGTCGCCCTGGCCGTCACAGATGCACCCCGAAAACGGGGTCCACAAGATGTTGATGTGACGTTGTACCTCATTCTCAGAACAGCGGTATTTCGTTCCGAGGATGGGGGTAAGCAATGGGTACCTATTGGGGAAGGTTTGCAAACCCATCTTACACCGGCGGCAGACACTGTTGACTTTAGAATCCACGACGCTGTTGCTGTTGACAATATTCTCTTTGCAGGAACAAACCATGTTCTCTTTATCGGAACGAGTCGCGGATTTTTCCGGTTTACCGGCGACTGGGAAGAAGTAACCCTACCCACTCCACACGGCATCAATTCCTTGGCAGTTACCGAAGATAGACTCTATGTCACAACAATTTCAAGCCAACCGGATACTCCCCATTGCGCACTTTTCTATTCAACCGACTTCGGGGACTCATGGAACGATATTACGCCTAACACCGATAAATATCTATTTAAATTAATAGGCACTGTTAGGGTTGTTCCAGTTGGCGACACACTTATGGTAATAGGACCCGGTGGGGTGTTACGCTCTTATGATCGTGGCGAGACATGGACAGATCCAGGGCGCGACCTACAGCATGCTTTTACTGGCGGTTTCTTGCCTGTTGTCGCATTGGATGAAAATAATTTTTACAAATCCGAACTCGCCGGCGTAACTCGCTCAACAGATGGCGGCCACTCATGGCACCCCTTTATGACAGGACTCGCAAGTGCCGACGTCCAGAGCTTGATTGTAGGCAAAAACCGTCTCTACGCCGTTACCGGCGGCAAGATTGCCACATCATCGGACGGTGGTGAATCTTGGGAGACTGTTAACGTGTATGGTGGCGGTAAGCTTCTGATTCCCAGGATTGGCACAATCGATGAAACCCTTTATGTAAGTAGCATCGCGGGGAATCGAACACAACTTTTTCACCTACCTGTCAAAGGCAATGCCTTGGTACCCGTTCAAGACATCCCGGATTTCGACCAAGACAACTTATACATTGAATGGAAGAAAAGGCTCAGGGAAGCAAGGGAGACAAACGTCAAGGTTCGTGAGACAGAGAAGTTATGGCGCGAGAGTTTACCCCTGATCGCGAAAGAGGACATAACAAATGGCGGGTTTACCCTCGCCGGAGAGACCGTTTTTATGGAACACCGCCGGAAGCTTTTCAGGTGGCGACCCGGTGAAACGGCATGGCACCACACCGGTTTGGAAGATGACGGAGAACTCCCGCCCATTGACTCGAAAGGTTTCACACTTGCCGCTTCCGGCGATACCATCTATGCCGGTAAACGCGAAGGCAACCTCTTCAGATCTCTGGATGGTGGAGATACTTGGAACGACATCACCGAAAACCTCGCTTTTCCCTTTGGATACTTCGAGGAGATCGTCTTTGCGGGTTCAACCGTCTACATCTCAACGGACATCGGAGTCATGCGTTCGCTCGATGGCGCGGTGTGGCAGGCACTCACCGATACTGACGGAAAGGCGTTCCTTGTGGATTGGATTGCACCTAACGGTGCAACCCTTTACGGTGTGTCTGGTAGCGGCGTTTATCAAGTAAGTACCCAGACAGACACGTGGCGGCAAATTGCTCCAGAAATGCCATACACGGCCACCTCCCTTGCTGTTGATGGTAATACACTGTATGTCGGTACAGAACATAATGGCATATTCCGTTTTCAGCGCGACAATTGA
- a CDS encoding NADP-dependent oxidoreductase, which translates to MLMNRQITLAARPVGYPKESDFNLVEVPMPTPEDGEVLVKTIYLSVDPYMRGRINAAKSYAANVEIDEIMIGSVIAQVIESKHPNVAVGDIVNAGIGWQEYGVTAGNGLRKIDPTIAPISTGGGILGMPGLTAYFGLLEVGALQKRETVFVSGAAGAVGSVVGQIAKIKGCRVVGSAGTDEKVAYIVDELGFDDAFNYKTVTDYHEELQRLLPDGIDVYFDNVGGAITDAVFLNLRIKGRVVICGQISQYNLEKPETGPRFLWYMITKRARIEGFLVSEYADQHEEALVEMSEWLRQGKLKYRETIEEGGIESAPAAFISMLKGGNIGKQLVKIADIG; encoded by the coding sequence ATGCTTATGAATCGTCAAATTACCCTCGCTGCTCGACCCGTAGGCTACCCAAAGGAATCGGACTTTAACTTAGTTGAGGTGCCGATGCCAACGCCTGAAGATGGCGAGGTATTGGTAAAAACTATCTACCTCTCGGTGGATCCATATATGCGGGGACGGATTAATGCCGCGAAATCATACGCCGCCAACGTGGAAATTGATGAGATTATGATCGGCAGCGTGATCGCTCAGGTGATTGAGTCGAAACATCCAAATGTGGCAGTAGGTGATATCGTCAACGCCGGTATCGGATGGCAGGAATACGGCGTTACTGCCGGCAATGGCTTAAGGAAGATTGATCCGACAATCGCACCCATCTCAACGGGGGGCGGGATTCTCGGGATGCCCGGTCTGACAGCCTACTTCGGCTTGCTTGAGGTTGGCGCACTTCAAAAACGAGAGACAGTCTTTGTCTCGGGTGCCGCTGGTGCCGTCGGCTCCGTCGTCGGACAGATCGCAAAAATCAAGGGATGTCGGGTTGTCGGTTCCGCCGGAACCGATGAAAAAGTCGCTTACATCGTTGATGAACTCGGCTTTGATGACGCTTTTAATTATAAAACCGTTACCGATTATCACGAGGAACTCCAGAGGCTGCTGCCCGATGGTATTGATGTCTATTTTGACAACGTCGGTGGGGCTATCACGGATGCCGTTTTCCTCAATCTAAGGATCAAGGGACGCGTCGTCATTTGTGGACAGATTTCACAATACAACTTAGAGAAGCCAGAGACGGGACCGCGTTTCCTCTGGTATATGATTACCAAGCGCGCAAGAATCGAAGGCTTCCTCGTCTCTGAGTACGCCGATCAGCATGAGGAAGCACTCGTTGAGATGTCAGAGTGGTTAAGGCAAGGCAAGTTGAAATACCGTGAGACGATTGAAGAAGGGGGCATTGAAAGCGCACCCGCAGCGTTCATTAGCATGCTAAAGGGCGGCAATATTGGGAAGCAGCTCGTCAAAATCGCCGATATAGGCTAA
- a CDS encoding archease, whose amino-acid sequence MMENYMKPYEYLEHTADMGLLVRGKSLSELLKNAAQGLFETIAVVDTVDETDSVEIRLTTESVEDLFVRWLDELIFQHETKETFFKRADIHRCSETEVSATVYGEPANFDKHEVYTEIKSVTYHQLQVVRKCDGSWFAQVIFDL is encoded by the coding sequence ATGATGGAGAATTACATGAAACCTTATGAATACCTTGAACATACAGCGGATATGGGATTGTTGGTTAGGGGAAAAAGTCTGTCCGAACTTCTGAAAAACGCGGCACAGGGGCTCTTTGAAACGATAGCGGTTGTGGATACTGTCGATGAAACAGACTCGGTGGAGATCCGCCTCACGACTGAATCCGTGGAAGACCTTTTTGTGAGATGGCTGGACGAACTCATCTTTCAGCACGAAACAAAGGAGACGTTCTTTAAACGTGCCGACATTCATCGGTGTAGTGAAACGGAGGTATCAGCGACGGTTTACGGTGAACCGGCAAATTTCGATAAACATGAGGTTTATACTGAAATTAAGAGTGTCACATATCATCAGTTGCAAGTCGTACGCAAGTGTGATGGTAGTTGGTTTGCTCAGGTGATTTTTGATCTGTGA
- a CDS encoding long-chain fatty acid--CoA ligase: MHGLMMNYPLTLAQILEHAHRIHGSKRVTTLLPDQTFHSYTYTAVYERVKRLANAITQLGMIKPGDRVGTYASNTYQHLELYYAIPCIGAVLHPLNIRLTAVQLARIVREAEDKIIFVDGACAEPFEELQARIGCKQIVHFHPGPAPLGVAYEQLLSGAEPVYSWDIRDENWAMGLCYTSGTQGEPRGVLYTHRSMFLHTLSVNQADVFGLTEADVVMPLVPMFHAMAWGLPYAAMFAGADIVLPGATPVCLADLIAETGVTVAAGVPTIWAKVYPELSKRRQDVSTLRRLIVGGEAMPPALIEAYEKNLGVEVCHAWGMTEMSPTGTFSKLCRTHQDLSDAEKWKIKAKQGRPIPGVELRLAAETPNGFTKLPWNGEAAGELQVRSPWTARRYYNTEPTTEHFTTDGWLRTGDVATIDVEGYMQIVDRAKSLIRSGGESISSVALETSLLKHPSVLEAAVIGVPDEKWGERPLAVVVLTPVGAVSNQGSHPLLGRDTDMDLADTLRQHLIPEFPKFWIPDRFVVVDEIPKTSVGKSDKRALLGMFVSTANSDLP; the protein is encoded by the coding sequence ATGCACGGCTTGATGATGAACTATCCATTGACACTCGCGCAGATTTTGGAACATGCGCACCGTATACACGGCAGTAAGCGGGTTACGACACTGCTACCTGATCAGACGTTCCATAGTTACACCTATACTGCGGTATACGAGCGCGTGAAACGGTTGGCGAACGCCATCACGCAATTGGGTATGATAAAGCCGGGCGACAGAGTCGGGACGTATGCTTCCAATACCTATCAACATCTCGAACTCTACTATGCGATTCCATGCATCGGGGCTGTGCTACATCCGCTCAATATTCGTCTCACTGCCGTTCAATTGGCGCGGATCGTGCGGGAGGCAGAAGATAAAATTATTTTTGTAGATGGCGCATGTGCCGAGCCGTTTGAGGAACTACAAGCGCGGATTGGATGTAAACAAATTGTCCACTTTCATCCGGGTCCCGCGCCTCTCGGTGTCGCTTATGAACAGTTGCTCTCTGGAGCCGAGCCGGTCTATTCATGGGATATCCGTGACGAAAACTGGGCAATGGGGCTTTGCTACACCAGTGGGACGCAAGGGGAACCGAGAGGCGTTCTCTACACCCATCGTTCCATGTTCCTTCACACACTATCTGTGAATCAAGCCGATGTCTTCGGATTGACAGAAGCCGATGTCGTCATGCCCCTCGTCCCGATGTTCCATGCGATGGCGTGGGGACTGCCCTACGCCGCTATGTTCGCTGGGGCGGATATAGTGCTTCCCGGTGCTACACCTGTGTGTCTGGCAGACCTCATTGCAGAGACGGGTGTCACCGTTGCCGCAGGGGTCCCGACTATCTGGGCAAAGGTGTATCCCGAATTATCGAAAAGGAGGCAAGACGTATCCACCTTGCGACGGTTGATAGTCGGCGGTGAGGCGATGCCACCTGCACTCATTGAGGCATACGAAAAGAATCTCGGTGTTGAGGTCTGCCACGCCTGGGGGATGACGGAGATGTCACCAACGGGGACGTTCTCGAAACTGTGCAGGACACATCAAGATTTGTCGGATGCTGAAAAATGGAAAATAAAAGCGAAGCAAGGGAGACCGATACCAGGTGTTGAACTCCGCCTCGCTGCTGAAACTCCTAACGGTTTCACGAAACTCCCTTGGAATGGTGAAGCAGCTGGGGAACTACAAGTGCGGAGTCCGTGGACAGCGCGTCGTTACTACAACACTGAGCCGACTACAGAGCATTTCACCACCGATGGGTGGTTACGCACAGGAGATGTTGCTACGATTGACGTTGAGGGTTACATGCAGATTGTCGACCGTGCCAAGTCACTCATCCGAAGTGGCGGAGAGTCTATTTCAAGTGTTGCCTTAGAAACCTCACTTTTAAAACACCCATCTGTTCTTGAGGCGGCGGTTATCGGCGTACCCGATGAAAAATGGGGTGAACGTCCACTCGCCGTTGTCGTCCTCACACCGGTCGGTGCGGTTTCTAACCAGGGTTCCCACCCGTTACTGGGAAGGGACACCGATATGGACCTCGCCGACACCCTCAGACAACATCTCATCCCAGAATTTCCGAAATTCTGGATCCCGGATCGATTTGTCGTTGTTGATGAAATCCCGAAAACGAGCGTTGGAAAATCTGATAAACGTGCGCTTTTGGGAATGTTTGTATCCACTGCTAACTCAGATTTACCATAA
- a CDS encoding enolase has translation MKVTNVERLLVDVPFTPRQQQITTQSVSTVYNWSILELCKVTTDTGHVGWGETVVHYTYSRVSDASVERVLGQSPAERMNDDSLGAGLQMALFDVVGKILEVPVYQLLDNQCRAAVPISWWCIDSSPENWAAEAADAVENGYTSFKNKPRPWWDIAAQVDAVAKGVPADFKLDLDPNGSWRDAETAIPILQKLASHPNVAMFETPIPQSDVDGNKQIRQTVGGQVAMHFGSPPYTTCVREDVCTGFVIGGGKSQVMREGQLSAAADMPFWLQIVGNGLTTTWAGHLGSVLTHATWPAITCINLYSDHLLTKPIQVSDGCHKIPDAPGLGVEVDEDAVERFRVPDDKLDAEGYTIHPVPRIIKTAVYPDGSCIHMSGDGLSYFNAGNGEAQVEGARLELTFDDGTDEWTDLFEKARETPIHGQW, from the coding sequence ATGAAAGTCACGAACGTTGAACGCCTGCTTGTAGATGTCCCCTTCACCCCGCGCCAACAACAAATCACCACCCAGAGCGTCTCCACTGTTTACAACTGGTCGATCCTCGAGCTGTGCAAGGTTACCACGGATACCGGGCATGTCGGTTGGGGTGAAACCGTCGTTCACTATACCTATTCCCGGGTCAGCGACGCCAGTGTCGAACGGGTCCTTGGACAAAGTCCTGCCGAACGCATGAATGACGATTCACTCGGTGCAGGCTTACAGATGGCACTCTTCGATGTCGTCGGCAAAATTTTAGAGGTACCCGTCTATCAACTCCTTGACAACCAGTGTCGCGCGGCCGTCCCGATTTCATGGTGGTGCATTGATTCTTCTCCTGAAAACTGGGCAGCGGAAGCCGCAGATGCCGTGGAAAACGGTTATACCAGCTTCAAGAATAAACCCCGTCCGTGGTGGGATATCGCCGCACAAGTAGACGCAGTCGCAAAAGGCGTACCCGCAGACTTCAAACTCGACCTCGATCCCAATGGTTCTTGGCGCGACGCAGAGACCGCTATACCGATCCTGCAAAAACTCGCCTCACACCCAAACGTGGCGATGTTTGAGACCCCCATTCCGCAGAGCGATGTTGACGGAAACAAACAGATCCGCCAAACCGTTGGGGGTCAGGTCGCCATGCACTTCGGATCACCCCCTTATACCACCTGCGTCCGTGAGGACGTATGCACTGGATTCGTCATTGGTGGCGGTAAATCGCAGGTCATGCGTGAAGGACAACTCAGTGCGGCAGCAGATATGCCGTTTTGGCTCCAAATCGTCGGAAACGGCTTGACAACGACCTGGGCAGGACATCTCGGAAGTGTACTCACACATGCGACATGGCCCGCAATCACCTGTATTAATCTCTACAGCGACCATCTGCTCACAAAACCGATACAGGTCTCGGACGGATGCCACAAGATTCCCGATGCCCCTGGGTTAGGCGTTGAAGTCGATGAAGACGCAGTTGAACGCTTCCGCGTGCCTGATGATAAATTAGACGCTGAGGGTTACACGATCCATCCTGTCCCACGCATCATCAAAACGGCTGTTTATCCCGATGGCAGTTGCATCCACATGTCTGGTGATGGTTTGAGTTATTTCAATGCCGGCAACGGTGAGGCACAGGTGGAAGGTGCACGTCTGGAGTTAACCTTTGACGACGGTACTGATGAATGGACAGACCTCTTCGAGAAAGCACGCGAGACCCCTATACATGGGCAGTGGTAA